The following coding sequences lie in one Nitratireductor mangrovi genomic window:
- a CDS encoding helix-turn-helix transcriptional regulator produces the protein MGQFDDTLQFIDELDRAETPDTVCRLLLDLTSNYGLTAIMAGTVPRPGTPRAKQKSHVMLCDWPMDWLERYVQRNYVDLDPVVTYIKRSPTMVNWRNAAIELQAGQTARRVMGDAGEFKLNDGFAFPLVTIEGTIVMVSLGGERVDISQEGVGVVSLASTYAIGRAMQLQSAQDIFDQRPDLTPRETECLKWAAEGKSEWEISQILGISEHTSEKHLLNAKRKLGAANRVHAVAEAIRHGYIS, from the coding sequence ATGGGGCAGTTCGACGACACTTTGCAGTTCATCGATGAACTGGATCGGGCGGAAACACCCGATACGGTTTGCCGCCTGCTGCTGGATCTGACGAGCAACTACGGGCTCACCGCCATCATGGCGGGAACTGTGCCGCGCCCCGGGACTCCGCGCGCGAAACAGAAAAGCCACGTCATGTTGTGTGACTGGCCGATGGACTGGCTGGAGCGCTACGTCCAGCGCAACTATGTCGACCTCGATCCGGTCGTGACCTACATCAAGCGCTCGCCCACGATGGTCAATTGGCGCAACGCCGCCATCGAGTTGCAGGCGGGCCAGACCGCACGTCGCGTCATGGGCGACGCGGGCGAGTTCAAGCTCAATGACGGCTTCGCCTTCCCGTTGGTCACGATCGAAGGCACCATCGTGATGGTCTCATTGGGCGGCGAGCGCGTCGACATCTCGCAGGAAGGTGTCGGCGTGGTTTCACTGGCCTCCACCTACGCGATCGGTCGCGCCATGCAGTTGCAGAGTGCGCAGGACATCTTCGACCAGCGGCCCGACCTGACGCCGCGCGAGACGGAGTGTCTCAAATGGGCCGCCGAGGGGAAGTCGGAATGGGAAATTTCCCAAATCCTCGGCATCTCCGAGCACACCTCGGAGAAACATCTGCTCAACGCCAAGCGCAAGCTGGGGGCTGCCAACAGGGTTCATGCCGTCGCGGAAGCGATCAGGCACGGCTACATATCGTGA
- a CDS encoding acyl-homoserine-lactone synthase, translated as MIYALTTAELAERPDLRDAVHRLRHTIFVEEMGWEDLRSPEQFETDQFDHDEAVHHLCMRNGRLAGYQRMLPTTRPHLLTDVLADLCEGEGPRGPNVYELTRYAVAHEHRDGRRGVSTVGSELIAGFVEWGMERGVDQVIIEFEPMWVLRALQLNFLARPLGYQRTYGRQQVVATLLTFNNQTLEVVRNRRNHHAPVLSRGMPEDEIFRQAS; from the coding sequence ATGATCTACGCCTTGACCACCGCTGAATTGGCCGAACGCCCCGATCTGCGGGACGCGGTCCACAGGCTCCGCCATACGATATTCGTCGAGGAGATGGGTTGGGAAGATCTGCGCAGCCCTGAGCAGTTCGAGACGGATCAGTTCGATCATGACGAAGCCGTTCATCACCTTTGCATGCGCAATGGCCGGCTTGCCGGCTACCAGCGCATGCTGCCAACCACACGACCACATCTCCTCACCGACGTTCTTGCGGACCTCTGCGAAGGTGAAGGCCCGCGCGGCCCGAACGTCTACGAACTGACACGCTACGCGGTCGCTCATGAGCATCGTGACGGCCGTCGCGGCGTTTCCACGGTCGGAAGCGAGTTGATCGCCGGCTTTGTCGAATGGGGCATGGAACGCGGCGTCGACCAGGTCATCATCGAGTTCGAGCCGATGTGGGTTCTGAGGGCGCTGCAGCTTAACTTCCTTGCCCGCCCGCTCGGTTACCAGCGTACCTACGGTCGCCAGCAGGTCGTTGCGACGCTTCTGACCTTCAACAACCAGACCCTGGAGGTTGTCCGCAATCGCCGCAACCACCACGCGCCCGTGCTGAGCCGCGGCATGCCTGAGGACGAAATCTTCCGGCAGGCATCCTGA
- a CDS encoding thermonuclease family protein produces MDRPHRLGQPVGRRVPAAFWMLLLATVAAITSPAPAAADGYERMLVAQSRVRTVAPDLVAPPKIDPDSLERAEPRAPLGELGRPRPPGPAAGEQGWRMFRPVASAAGRLEGDDARIAIAGIDIVEPSQTCSDGQGGQWPCGMRARTAFRAFLRGRAVECDLPEAEPSAGDVRPASCRLGERDLGAWLVENGWAMAASGGPYAEEQARAVEARRGIFAGRPPALPEAAPPVSSILAPEEAEASDGGG; encoded by the coding sequence GTGGATCGCCCGCATCGTCTGGGCCAGCCAGTAGGCCGCCGCGTGCCGGCCGCTTTCTGGATGCTGCTGTTGGCGACTGTCGCCGCGATCACCAGTCCCGCACCGGCTGCGGCCGATGGCTACGAGCGCATGCTTGTCGCGCAGTCGCGCGTGCGCACGGTCGCGCCCGATCTCGTCGCGCCGCCGAAAATCGATCCTGACTCGCTGGAACGCGCCGAGCCGCGCGCGCCGCTGGGCGAGCTTGGTCGGCCGCGGCCGCCCGGGCCTGCCGCCGGCGAGCAGGGGTGGCGCATGTTCCGGCCGGTCGCGAGCGCCGCCGGCCGTCTCGAGGGCGACGATGCGAGGATCGCGATCGCCGGGATCGACATTGTCGAGCCGTCGCAGACTTGCTCGGACGGGCAGGGCGGACAATGGCCGTGCGGCATGCGCGCCCGAACAGCATTCCGGGCGTTCCTGCGCGGGCGCGCAGTCGAATGCGACCTGCCGGAAGCAGAGCCCAGCGCCGGTGATGTCAGGCCGGCATCCTGCAGGCTCGGCGAGCGTGACCTCGGCGCCTGGCTTGTGGAGAACGGCTGGGCAATGGCCGCCAGCGGCGGCCCCTACGCCGAGGAGCAGGCGCGGGCGGTCGAGGCCCGCCGCGGCATCTTTGCCGGCAGGCCTCCGGCATTGCCTGAAGCCGCGCCGCCGGTCTCCTCTATCCTGGCACCTGAGGAAGCGGAGGCCTCAGACGGCGGCGGCTGA
- a CDS encoding enoyl-CoA hydratase-related protein — MTMANHSTIDFSNHTLALTLSDQDGRPVLDHRAYARLASELEEAARDDEVRVVILRGLSGCFCLGGDLSEFLDSSRHQSLIDAVTGMFRMLATFPKPLLACVDGDAVGVGCTVLFHCDLVFASAKSTFRVPFVDFGLVPDAATSILAPEKLGYAGAFRFFCLGEQLDVEGAARLGLVTDVVETEEPELAARRVARRLAKKPARALAQTRSLLKGDSRQLCERIDREISLFHDALKDEATIRRLARIARMAA; from the coding sequence ATGACCATGGCCAACCATTCCACGATCGACTTCAGCAACCATACTCTGGCTCTTACCCTGTCCGATCAGGACGGCCGTCCCGTGCTCGACCACCGCGCCTATGCTCGGCTTGCGAGCGAACTCGAGGAGGCTGCCCGCGATGACGAGGTGCGCGTCGTCATCTTGCGCGGTCTTTCGGGGTGCTTCTGCCTCGGCGGCGACCTGTCGGAGTTCCTCGATTCAAGCCGGCACCAGTCGCTGATCGATGCCGTCACCGGCATGTTTCGCATGCTGGCGACCTTCCCGAAGCCGCTCCTCGCCTGCGTCGACGGCGACGCGGTCGGTGTCGGCTGCACGGTGTTGTTTCATTGTGACCTCGTTTTCGCCTCCGCCAAAAGCACCTTCCGGGTGCCTTTCGTCGACTTCGGGCTGGTGCCCGACGCGGCGACCAGCATCCTGGCTCCAGAGAAGCTTGGCTACGCGGGAGCGTTCCGCTTCTTCTGCCTTGGCGAGCAACTCGACGTCGAAGGTGCCGCACGTCTGGGCCTCGTCACCGACGTCGTGGAGACGGAAGAGCCGGAACTGGCTGCCCGCCGCGTAGCAAGGCGTCTTGCCAAGAAGCCGGCGCGGGCACTGGCGCAGACGCGGAGCCTGCTCAAGGGAGACAGCCGCCAGCTTTGCGAGCGCATCGATCGCGAAATCTCGTTGTTCCACGATGCGCTGAAAGACGAGGCGACCATTCGCCGCCTGGCACGGATCGCGCGCATGGCGGCCTGA
- a CDS encoding lysine--tRNA ligase codes for MQRNAENAADLSADILTAARDSKAWPFEEARKIIARYEKSGFPETVLFETGYGPSGLPHIGTFGEVARTTMVRHAFHVLTAGTVKTRLLCFSDDMDGMRKIPDNVPDAKALAPHLHKPLTVVPNPFGGDHQSFGHHNNAMLRRFLDTFGFDYEFASATDYYRSGRMDAILRRVAERYDAIMAIMLPTLGDERKATYSPFLPISPKTGRVLYVPMKHVDAEAGTITFDDEDGTETVLPVTGGQVKLQWKPDFGARWAALGVDFEMFGKDHGPNMPVYDRICAALGGRPPEHFVYELFLDENGEKISKSKGNGLTIDEWLTYAPTESLALYMFQKPRTAKRLYFDVIPRAVDEYYQLLAAYQRQDWPARLSNPVWHIHNGAPPVIDLPVPFAMLLNLVSASNAHDKGVLWGYISGYAPGVTPETHPELDRLVGYAIRYFDDFVKPAKKFRTPDEVETAALEAMSAKLGELPDDADGEIIQNALLDVARGIERYQDHTKKSPSGGPGVSGAFFQMIYQVLIGQERGPRFGSFVALYGIDQTRALIDRTLASAAAV; via the coding sequence ATGCAGCGAAACGCAGAAAACGCAGCCGACCTTTCCGCCGACATCCTCACCGCCGCCCGCGACAGCAAGGCCTGGCCATTCGAGGAAGCCCGCAAGATCATAGCGCGCTACGAGAAATCAGGCTTTCCCGAAACCGTGCTTTTCGAGACCGGCTACGGCCCCTCCGGTCTTCCGCATATCGGTACTTTCGGCGAGGTCGCGCGCACGACGATGGTGCGCCATGCGTTCCACGTACTCACCGCGGGGACGGTGAAGACGCGGCTTCTTTGTTTTTCCGACGACATGGACGGGATGCGCAAGATCCCCGACAACGTGCCCGACGCGAAAGCGCTGGCACCGCATCTGCACAAGCCACTGACCGTAGTTCCCAATCCCTTTGGCGGCGATCATCAGAGTTTCGGCCATCACAACAACGCCATGCTACGCCGGTTCCTCGACACGTTCGGATTCGACTACGAATTCGCGAGCGCGACCGACTACTACAGGTCTGGCCGCATGGACGCCATTCTGCGGCGGGTCGCCGAGCGCTACGACGCGATCATGGCGATCATGCTGCCGACGCTGGGCGACGAGCGCAAGGCGACCTATTCGCCGTTCCTGCCCATCTCGCCGAAGACCGGCAGGGTGCTCTACGTGCCGATGAAGCACGTCGATGCGGAGGCCGGCACGATCACCTTCGATGACGAGGATGGCACCGAGACGGTGTTGCCGGTCACCGGCGGCCAGGTGAAACTGCAGTGGAAGCCCGATTTCGGCGCGCGCTGGGCCGCGCTTGGTGTCGACTTCGAGATGTTCGGCAAGGACCACGGCCCCAACATGCCGGTCTATGACCGCATCTGCGCCGCTCTTGGCGGTCGTCCGCCGGAGCATTTCGTCTACGAACTGTTCCTCGACGAAAACGGCGAGAAGATCTCCAAGTCGAAAGGCAACGGTCTGACCATCGACGAGTGGCTGACCTACGCGCCGACCGAGAGCCTGGCGCTCTACATGTTCCAGAAGCCGCGGACGGCGAAGCGGCTCTATTTCGACGTCATTCCGCGCGCCGTCGACGAGTATTACCAACTCCTCGCCGCCTATCAGCGCCAGGACTGGCCGGCGCGTTTGTCCAACCCGGTCTGGCACATCCACAACGGCGCGCCGCCGGTGATCGACCTGCCGGTGCCGTTCGCCATGCTGCTCAACCTCGTCAGTGCATCCAATGCACACGACAAGGGCGTCCTGTGGGGTTATATCTCCGGCTACGCCCCCGGCGTGACACCCGAGACCCATCCCGAACTCGACCGGCTTGTCGGCTATGCGATCCGCTATTTCGACGATTTCGTGAAGCCGGCGAAAAAGTTCCGCACACCCGACGAGGTCGAGACGGCGGCGCTGGAGGCAATGTCGGCGAAGCTCGGAGAACTGCCGGACGACGCCGACGGCGAAATCATCCAGAACGCGTTGCTGGACGTCGCGCGCGGCATCGAACGCTATCAAGACCACACCAAGAAGAGCCCAAGCGGCGGGCCCGGCGTCTCGGGTGCGTTCTTCCAGATGATCTACCAGGTGCTGATCGGTCAGGAGCGCGGACCGCGCTTCGGCTCCTTCGTCGCCCTTTACGGAATCGACCAGACAAGGGCGCTCATCGACCGGACGCTGGCCTCAGCCGCCGCCGTCTGA
- a CDS encoding tellurite resistance TerB family protein, translated as MIKPESVTEALIHIMVVVSAADSNMTDRELAKMGSVVRTMPVFADFDPDRLLDVAKKSQEVLQQEGALNAILASIVEAVPSRLHDTAYAIAVEIAAADLHVRPEEMRILQLLRAQLGIDTLTAAAIERAAVVRHRHA; from the coding sequence TTGATCAAGCCCGAATCCGTTACGGAAGCACTTATTCACATCATGGTCGTGGTCTCCGCCGCGGACAGCAACATGACCGACCGCGAACTTGCCAAGATGGGCTCGGTAGTCCGCACGATGCCGGTTTTTGCGGATTTCGACCCCGACAGGCTCCTCGACGTCGCCAAGAAGAGCCAGGAGGTGCTGCAGCAGGAAGGCGCCCTCAACGCCATCCTCGCTTCGATCGTCGAGGCGGTGCCATCGCGGCTGCACGATACCGCCTATGCCATCGCTGTCGAGATCGCCGCTGCGGACCTGCATGTGCGGCCCGAGGAAATGCGCATCCTGCAATTGCTGCGCGCGCAACTCGGCATCGACACGCTAACGGCGGCGGCGATCGAACGCGCCGCCGTCGTCCGTCACCGGCACGCCTGA
- a CDS encoding transporter substrate-binding domain-containing protein, with protein MYRIAVATCAFLAFLLPATAAEPVIPNFWDTRERLQKPDLGELQRLRFLTTIDFPPFNFLDREGRLSGFHVELARAICTELELSEACQIQALPWEELPGALSSGQGEAIIAGIAVTAQSRQQYGFSRPYLRLPARFIARKEAGLTEPLHEALADKRIGVLDGSAHERILRDLFPRLRPVTYSRADWMYEDLREGNTDAVFGDGMRLSFWLAGSGSDGCCRFAGGPYLLPSYLGNGMAIATSLDTPELAAAFDYALREINANGTFTELYLRYFPVSFF; from the coding sequence ATGTATCGAATAGCGGTTGCAACGTGTGCATTTCTGGCGTTTCTGCTCCCCGCGACAGCCGCCGAGCCGGTCATCCCCAACTTCTGGGATACGCGTGAACGGCTTCAGAAACCCGACCTCGGCGAGTTGCAACGTCTGCGTTTCCTGACAACAATCGATTTCCCGCCATTCAACTTTCTGGACCGGGAGGGGCGACTCAGTGGCTTCCATGTCGAACTGGCACGGGCCATCTGCACGGAGCTCGAACTGAGCGAGGCCTGCCAGATCCAGGCGTTGCCCTGGGAAGAACTGCCCGGCGCGCTGTCGTCGGGACAGGGCGAAGCAATTATCGCGGGCATCGCCGTTACCGCGCAGTCGCGCCAGCAATACGGCTTCTCCAGGCCCTATTTGCGCCTGCCCGCCCGCTTCATCGCCCGCAAGGAGGCCGGACTGACGGAGCCGCTGCATGAAGCTTTGGCCGACAAGCGCATCGGCGTGCTCGACGGCTCCGCGCACGAGCGCATCCTGCGCGACCTCTTTCCGCGTCTCAGGCCGGTCACCTATTCGCGCGCTGACTGGATGTACGAAGACCTGCGCGAGGGAAATACCGACGCGGTCTTCGGCGACGGCATGCGGCTGTCCTTCTGGCTGGCCGGGTCAGGTTCCGACGGCTGCTGCCGTTTCGCCGGCGGCCCCTATCTGCTGCCTTCCTATCTCGGCAACGGCATGGCGATCGCGACCTCGCTCGACACGCCGGAACTGGCGGCGGCGTTCGATTATGCGCTGCGCGAAATCAACGCCAACGGGACTTTCACCGAACTCTACCTGCGCTATTTCCCGGTCAGCTTCTTCTGA
- a CDS encoding glycosyltransferase family 2 protein, which produces MQQEVHGGRREPVGRIAGGHKRPGFWKRRFAWHEGARLLERLRLFNGWDGALERLGITDDVALRVASRARENGTGFHTQLVTDNVVPEISLTGALAAELGVGFASRVDPQSLIVRDSDLGTLLSRPFSHMPVRCHLQHDTTALLVASRALDLPAMKSRLEGRPGLRRRFLLAPPRVLRAALFERARTRFLDEARHGLFSRKPEYSARLVSTSWQGVVFGMMLLAAPVAYALSPVATLTALLGFATAVFLLCVGLRIAALAGAAPARPISVPTPDAGSLPVYSILIALRGEAAIVDQLMGALGKIVWPRSKLEIKFVCEADDEATLAAIARRGLEPWMEVIEVPASQPRTKPKALCYALPAVSGEIVALLDAEDRPHPMQLLEAWSRFRADPRLACVQAPLVIANAEAGMLPLMFRLEYALHFNGILPWLARRGLFFPLGGTSNHFRRRALIEVGAWDPYNVTEDADLGARFARHGFRCGTIACPTLEDAPDAAGVWLGQRTRWFKGWMQTWFVHMRRPLLLMQQLGPGSFLTVQIMLAGLVASALAHPVLLASIGGFLAKSAVHGLASHERILLGIALVNLLLGYGSFLLLGWCCLHRSEKRGFWKSVLFTPAYWLMMSFAALRAGWHLFRRPHHWEKTPHKPSIGRVRPPVTVRDRLRMPGAPDPRRSTSR; this is translated from the coding sequence ATGCAACAGGAAGTACATGGAGGCCGGCGCGAGCCGGTTGGCCGTATCGCTGGCGGCCACAAGCGGCCGGGTTTCTGGAAACGGCGTTTCGCTTGGCACGAAGGGGCCCGCCTGCTTGAGCGGCTCCGTCTTTTCAACGGCTGGGATGGCGCGCTTGAGCGGCTCGGGATCACCGATGACGTCGCTCTCAGGGTCGCCTCGCGCGCCCGTGAAAACGGAACCGGCTTTCATACGCAGCTTGTCACCGACAACGTCGTCCCTGAGATATCGCTCACTGGAGCGTTGGCTGCCGAACTCGGGGTCGGCTTCGCCTCGCGGGTCGACCCGCAAAGCCTGATCGTGCGTGACAGCGACCTTGGCACGCTGCTAAGCCGGCCCTTCTCGCATATGCCGGTGCGCTGTCACCTCCAGCACGATACCACGGCTCTCCTGGTAGCCTCGCGGGCTCTCGACCTGCCGGCCATGAAGTCGCGCCTCGAAGGTCGGCCCGGCTTGCGCCGCCGCTTTCTGCTGGCGCCGCCGCGTGTTCTGCGCGCGGCGCTGTTCGAGCGTGCGCGGACCCGGTTCCTCGACGAGGCCCGCCATGGGCTCTTTTCCCGGAAGCCGGAATATTCGGCAAGATTGGTGAGTACGTCCTGGCAGGGGGTCGTTTTCGGAATGATGCTGCTTGCGGCCCCGGTCGCCTACGCGCTTTCCCCGGTCGCGACGCTGACGGCTTTATTGGGCTTTGCCACCGCGGTGTTCCTGCTTTGCGTCGGCCTGCGGATCGCCGCGCTCGCAGGTGCGGCCCCCGCCCGTCCGATATCGGTCCCGACGCCGGACGCAGGTTCTCTTCCGGTCTACTCGATCCTGATTGCCCTGCGCGGGGAGGCAGCGATCGTCGACCAACTCATGGGCGCTCTGGGCAAGATCGTCTGGCCGCGCAGCAAGCTGGAGATCAAGTTCGTCTGCGAAGCCGACGACGAGGCGACGCTGGCCGCGATCGCCCGCCGCGGGCTTGAGCCGTGGATGGAGGTGATCGAGGTGCCCGCCTCGCAGCCGCGCACCAAGCCCAAGGCACTTTGCTACGCCTTGCCGGCCGTCAGCGGAGAGATTGTCGCGCTACTGGATGCCGAGGACCGGCCGCATCCGATGCAATTGTTGGAGGCGTGGAGCCGCTTTCGCGCCGATCCGAGGCTTGCCTGCGTCCAGGCTCCGCTGGTTATCGCCAATGCAGAGGCGGGAATGTTGCCTTTAATGTTTCGGCTGGAATACGCGCTGCATTTCAACGGCATTCTGCCCTGGCTGGCAAGGCGCGGGCTGTTCTTTCCGCTCGGCGGCACCTCGAACCATTTCCGCCGCAGGGCATTGATAGAGGTCGGCGCATGGGATCCTTACAACGTCACCGAGGATGCCGATCTCGGCGCCCGCTTCGCCCGCCATGGCTTTCGCTGCGGTACCATCGCCTGTCCGACCTTGGAGGACGCGCCGGACGCGGCCGGCGTCTGGCTGGGACAGCGCACGAGATGGTTCAAGGGCTGGATGCAGACCTGGTTCGTCCATATGCGCCGGCCCTTGCTGCTCATGCAGCAACTGGGCCCGGGCTCTTTCCTGACCGTCCAGATCATGCTGGCCGGCCTCGTCGCCTCCGCATTGGCGCATCCGGTTCTGCTGGCCAGCATAGGTGGCTTCCTCGCAAAATCCGCCGTGCATGGCCTTGCCTCGCATGAGCGGATCTTGCTGGGGATCGCGCTGGTCAACCTGCTTCTGGGCTACGGTTCCTTCCTGCTGCTTGGCTGGTGCTGCCTTCACCGTTCCGAAAAACGCGGCTTCTGGAAGAGCGTCCTGTTCACGCCGGCCTACTGGCTGATGATGTCGTTTGCCGCCCTGCGCGCAGGTTGGCATTTGTTCCGCCGGCCCCACCATTGGGAAAAGACGCCGCACAAGCCCAGCATCGGCCGCGTTCGTCCGCCTGTCACGGTGCGTGACCGCTTGCGCATGCCGGGTGCGCCCGACCCGCGTCGATCTACGTCCCGATGA
- a CDS encoding sterol desaturase family protein has product MIEGALLSEAMVRLAAFVLIFGTMAAFELWSPRLERAEMAGALKARRWFANLSMVLLSSIVLRILFPAAAVGTAIWAEGEGWGLLRWLDLPILLSGIIAFFLLDFAVWLEHVASHKIPLLWRIHRMHHADNGFDVTTGLRFHPLEIVLSMVWKAAIVVALGAPVLAVLIFEIVLNGTSMFNHSNVKLPLGLDRLLRTVLVTPDMHRVHHSSIRVETDSNYGFNFPFWDRLFRTYNDQPRLGHHGMEIGLADYRGRDTARLFWMLALPFRALKSRR; this is encoded by the coding sequence ATGATCGAGGGTGCACTCCTGTCGGAAGCGATGGTGCGGCTGGCCGCCTTCGTCCTGATCTTCGGCACCATGGCGGCGTTCGAACTCTGGTCCCCGCGCCTCGAGCGCGCCGAGATGGCGGGAGCGCTCAAGGCGCGGCGCTGGTTTGCCAACCTGTCGATGGTGCTGCTTTCCTCGATCGTGCTGCGCATCCTGTTTCCCGCCGCGGCCGTCGGAACCGCCATCTGGGCGGAGGGCGAAGGCTGGGGCCTGCTCAGGTGGCTGGATTTGCCGATCCTGCTTTCGGGAATAATCGCGTTCTTCCTGCTCGACTTCGCGGTGTGGCTCGAGCACGTCGCAAGCCACAAGATTCCGCTACTTTGGCGCATCCATCGCATGCATCACGCCGACAATGGCTTCGACGTCACCACCGGGCTGCGCTTCCACCCGCTGGAGATCGTTCTTTCGATGGTGTGGAAAGCGGCGATTGTGGTCGCGCTCGGCGCTCCTGTCCTCGCCGTGTTGATCTTCGAGATCGTGCTCAACGGGACGTCGATGTTCAACCACTCCAACGTGAAGCTGCCGCTGGGCCTGGATCGCCTCCTGCGGACGGTGCTGGTTACCCCGGACATGCACCGCGTCCACCACTCCTCGATCAGGGTCGAGACCGATTCCAACTACGGTTTCAACTTTCCGTTCTGGGATAGGCTCTTCCGCACCTACAACGACCAACCACGGCTGGGACACCACGGCATGGAGATCGGTCTTGCGGACTATCGGGGCAGGGACACGGCCCGCCTTTTCTGGATGCTGGCGCTGCCGTTCCGCGCCCTCAAATCGCGCCGGTAG
- a CDS encoding S24 family peptidase: MLSHARVWAAIDALADRYSLSASGLAKRAGLDSTAFNKSKRRSADGRPRWPSTESLAKIMEATGATLEEFIALVAEERPRAGGALPAQRSTVPLLGFAQAGAGGFFDDAGFPAGQGWEMVEIPAGARDGSYALSVQGDSMLPLYRDGDVLIVEPGATVRRGDRVVVKTIGGEVMAKVLTRQTTRFVELQSLNPEHPVRSVPMQEVEWIARIVWASQ; encoded by the coding sequence ATGCTCTCGCATGCGCGCGTATGGGCGGCGATCGACGCGCTCGCCGACCGCTATTCACTGTCCGCTTCGGGTCTGGCCAAGCGGGCCGGCCTCGATTCCACGGCCTTCAACAAGTCCAAGCGCCGGTCCGCCGACGGCCGTCCGCGCTGGCCCTCGACGGAATCGCTCGCCAAGATCATGGAGGCGACCGGCGCGACGCTCGAGGAGTTCATCGCGCTGGTGGCCGAAGAGCGGCCCAGAGCCGGCGGCGCCCTGCCGGCGCAGCGCTCCACCGTACCGCTGCTGGGCTTCGCGCAGGCCGGTGCCGGCGGTTTCTTCGATGACGCCGGCTTTCCCGCCGGACAAGGCTGGGAGATGGTGGAAATTCCGGCGGGCGCACGCGACGGCTCTTATGCCTTGAGCGTCCAGGGCGATTCAATGCTGCCGCTCTACCGGGACGGTGACGTCCTGATCGTCGAGCCGGGCGCGACCGTACGGCGCGGCGACCGCGTGGTGGTCAAAACCATTGGCGGCGAGGTGATGGCCAAAGTGCTGACGCGCCAGACCACCCGTTTCGTGGAACTCCAGTCGCTCAACCCGGAACACCCGGTGCGTTCGGTGCCGATGCAGGAGGTTGAGTGGATCGCCCGCATCGTCTGGGCCAGCCAGTAG